One Propionispora hippei DSM 15287 genomic window, TTGTAATATAATAAAAAGAAAAAGTCGGTAGCCATGGCTACCAACCTGAGGGTAGGAGAAATGGATAAACGATGGGAAGTATTGGCCGGTTCGGCACTGTTTCATGCTGTGCCCGCCACGGCGCTGCCGGAGGTGCTGGCCTTTTTGCAGCCTGCGATCATCAGCTATGCCAAGGGAGCCTATGTGGCGACCGCCGGTGAGCCGGTGGCCAGTCTCGGTGTATTGCTAACCGGCCAGGCCCAGGTGATTAAGGAAACGGTGGCCGGTGACCGGGTGATTATGGCAACGCTGGCGGCGGGAGATTTGTTTGGTGAAATGGCGGCTTTCTCCCGGCAGGGGTATTGGCCGGCCACCGTGGTGGCGCAGAGCGATTGTACCGTCGCCTTTTTGCCGCCTGACCGGCTGCTAGAGGGCTGTGCGGTCAATGGCCAGGCCGGCATGCAGCTTTTGCAAAACCTGTTGCTGATTATTTCGGAGCGGGCGCTGCTGTTACACCGTAAAGTTGAATATTTGTCCATGAAAAGCCTGCGGGCCAGGATTGCCGCCTATCTTCTGGAGCAGCAGCGCCATAGTGGCAAGCTGACTTTTTCGCTGCCCCATAACCGTAGCGAGCTGGCCGATTTTCTCCAGGTATCCCGTACCGCCTTGTCCCGTGAATTGGGCCGCATGCGCGACGAGGGGCTGCTGGAGTTTTACCGTTCCTCGGTCAAGCTTAAGAATTTGGCCGGCTTAAGGAACCACTGATTTATTTGAAAGAGGGACCGCTATCTCTGCGGTTTCCTATGGTCCGAATGAGCCTCAGGAACGCTTAGCAGGATGTGGCGCCCACGAAGCGAATATATAAAGAATCATTTTATATAGGAGTTGGCGGTACCTTAAGCTAATCTGGACCTTCAACCAGAATAGGTACCGGTGTGTAATAGTATGAACTACGTAGCCATTGATTTTGAAACTGCCAATCGCAGCCGTTCCAGTGTCTGCAGCATGGCAGCCGTTACGGTGGAAGCGGGGAGGATTGTCCGGTCGGCCTATTCACTGATCC contains:
- a CDS encoding Crp/Fnr family transcriptional regulator, translating into MDKRWEVLAGSALFHAVPATALPEVLAFLQPAIISYAKGAYVATAGEPVASLGVLLTGQAQVIKETVAGDRVIMATLAAGDLFGEMAAFSRQGYWPATVVAQSDCTVAFLPPDRLLEGCAVNGQAGMQLLQNLLLIISERALLLHRKVEYLSMKSLRARIAAYLLEQQRHSGKLTFSLPHNRSELADFLQVSRTALSRELGRMRDEGLLEFYRSSVKLKNLAGLRNH